One Oryza glaberrima chromosome 11, OglaRS2, whole genome shotgun sequence genomic region harbors:
- the LOC127754941 gene encoding 1-acyl-sn-glycerol-3-phosphate acyltransferase PLS1, whose protein sequence is MAVPLVLVVLPLGLLFLLSGLIINAIQAVLFLSIRPFSKSLYRRINRFLAELLWLQLVWLVDWWAGVKIQLHADDETYKAMGNEHALVISNHRSDIDWLIGWILAQRSGCLGSTLAVMKKSSKFLPVIGWSMWFAEYLFLERSWAKDEKTLKWGLQRLKDFPRPFWLALFVEGTRFTPAKLLAAQEYAVSQGLPAPRNVLIPRTKGFVSAVTIMRDFVPAIYDTTVIIPKDSPQPTMLRILKGQSSVVHVRMKRHAMSEMPKSEDDVSKWCKDIFVAKDALLDKHLATCTFDEEIRPIGRPVKSLLVTLFWSCLLLYGAVKLFLWTQLLSTWKGVGFTGLGLALVTAVMHVFIMFSQSERSSSAKAARNRVKKD, encoded by the exons ATGGCGGTCCCACTCGTGCTCGTCGTGCTCCCGctcggcctcctcttcctcctctccggcctCATCATCAACGCCATCCAG GCCGTCCTGTTTCTCTCGATAAGGCCGTTCTCGAAGAGCTTGTACCGGCGGATCAACAGGTTCTTGGCCGAGCTGCTGTGGCTTCAGCTGGTCTGGCTTGTGGATTGGTGGGCAGGGGTTAAG ATACAACTGCATGCTGATGACGAAACTTACAAGGCAATGG GAAATGAGCATGCACTTGTCATATCAAATCATCGGAGCGATATCGATTGGCTTATTGGGTGGATTTTGGCACAG CGCTCAGGATGCCTTGGAAGTACACTTGCTGTTATGAAGAAATCATCGAAATTCCTTCCA GTTATTGGCTGGTCCATGTGGTTTGCAGAATACCTCTTTTTGGAAAGGAGCTGGGCAAAGGATGAAAAGACATTGAAA TGGGGCCTCCAAAGGTTGAAGGACTTCCCCAGACCATTTTGGCTAGCCCTTTTTGTTGAGGGCACTCGCTTTACTCCAGCAAAGCTTCTAGCAGCTCAGGAGTATGCTGTTTCACAGGGTTTGCCAGCACCCAGAAATGTATTGATTCCACGTACAaag GGATTTGTATCAGCTGTAACTATTATGCGGGATTTTGTTCCAGCTATTTATGATACAACAGTAATTATTCCAAAAGATTCACCTCAACCAACAATGCTGCGGATTTTGAAAGGGCAATCTTCAGTG GTACATGTTCGCATGAAACGTCACGCAATGAGTGAGATGCCAAAGTCAGAAGACGATGTTTCAAAATGGTGCAAAGACATCTTTGTAGCAAAG GATGCATTACTGGATAAGCATTTGGCGACATGCACTTTTGATGAGGAGATTAGACCAATTGGCCGCCCAGTAAAATCATTGCTG GTGACTTTGTTTTGGTCATGTCTCCTTTTATATGGCGCCGTCAAGCTCTTCCTATGGACTCAACTCCTGTCGACATGGAAAGGAGTCGGGTTTACGGGCCTTGGGCTCGCACTGGTGACGGCG
- the LOC127755061 gene encoding uncharacterized protein LOC127755061, which translates to MAAMATTSTSATSSLLLPPLPSRTPTPTPRRRLPFAAAAAAAAPPRPFLVSSPPPPPAPRARLARRAAARGLYGGGGGGEEGDGEDGEMEEEYYDDGDEEGDWEEDDDVEEGEEMDVEAMEEEALGAVADLSARLSRELRIDDDVRDKRRIIRDKTSASKHIPDNLLPRVAIIGRPNVGKSALFNRLVGGNRAIVVDEPGVTRDRLYGRSYWGDREFMVIDTGGVITLSKSQAGVMEELAITTTVGMDGIPLASREAAIARMPSMIEKQAIAAVDEAAVILFIVDGQDGLVAADIEIADWLRRNYSDKRIILAVNKCESPRKGQMQALDFWSLGFSPLPISAITGTGTGELLDMVCSELRNFEGLDGVEEDENYIPAIAIVGRPNVGKSSILNALVGEDRTIVSPVSGTTRDAIDTEFTTEDGQKYKLIDTAGIRRRAAVASAGSTTETLSVKRAFRAIRRSDVVALVVEAMACITEQDYKIAERIEKEGKACVIVVNKWDTIPNKNHQSTTYYEQDVREKLRILDWAPIVYCSATHGSSVDKIISAAALVEKERSRRLGTSILNQVVREAIAFKPPPRTRGGKRGRVYYTTQAAIRPPTFVFFVNDAKLFPETYRRYMEKKLRSDAGFPGTPIRLLWRSRKRPDKKGKSADNSLQSSVIPSRMALAT; encoded by the exons atggcggccatggccaccacctccacctccgccacctcgtcgctgctgctgcctcccctcccctccaggaccccgaccccgacccctcgccgccgcctcccgttcgccgccgccgccgccgccgcggcgccacctcGCCCCTTCCTcgtctcctcccctccgcctccgcccgcgccccgcgcccgcctcgcccgccgcgccgcagcGAGGGGCCTgtacggtggtggtggtggtggggaagaGGGAGACGGGGAGGAtggggagatggaggaggagtaTTATGATGATGGGGATGAGGAGGGGGATTgggaggaggatgatgatgtggaggagggggaggagatggacgtcgaggcgatggaggaggaggccctcggcgccgtcgccgacctctcCGCGCGGCTCAGCCGCGAGCTCCGCATCG ATGACGATGTTCGGGATAAAAGAAGAATCATCAGGGATAAGACATCAGCATCTAAACAT ATACCGGATAATCTTCTTCCAAGGGTGGCAATAATTGGAAGGCCCAATGTTGGTAAATCTGCATTATTCAATCGCCTTGTTGGG GGCAACAGGGCTATTGTTGTTGATGAACCTGGTGTGACTAGAGATCGCTTATATGGGCGATCTTACTGGGGGGATCGAGAGTTTATGGTTATTGACACTGGGGGAGTGATTACTCTATCAAAATCTCAAGCAGGTGTGATGGAAGAGCTTGCTATCACAACTACTGTTGGTATGGATGGGATTCCTCTTGCCTCTAGAGAAGCTGCTATTGCTAGGATGCCATCAATGATTGAAAAGCAAGCAATTGCTGCTGTTGATGAAGCAGCTGTGATACTATTCATCGTGGATGGTCAG GATGGCCTTGTGGCAGCTGATATAGAAATTGCTGATTGGCTGCGTCGCAATTACTCTGACAAGCGCATTATACTTGCTGTAAACAAGTGTGAATCTCCACGGAAAGGGCAAATGCAAGCTTTAGACTTTTGGTCATTAGG ATTTTCTCCTCTGCCAATATCTGCCATTACTGGCACTGGAACTGGAGAGCTCCTTGATATGGTGTGTTCAGAGCTAAGAAATTTTGAG GGATTGGATGGAGTTGAAGAAGATGAAAACTATATTCCTGCTATTGCCATTGTTGGAAGACCAAATGTTGGGAAAAGTAGTATTCTCAATGCTTTAGTTGGAGAAGATAGAACTATTGTAAGCCCTGTTAGTGGGACAACCCGTGATGCCATTGATACCGAGTTCACCACAGAAGATGGGCAG AAGTACAAACTCATTGACACCGCTGGCATCCGACGCAGGGCAGCAGTTGCTTCTGCTGGCAGCACAACGGAAACACTTTCAGTAAAACGTGCATTCCGTGCAATCCGCCGGTCTGATGTGGTTGCCCTTGTTGTTGAAGCAATGGCCTGCATTACGGAGCAG GACTATAAAATCGCAGAAAGAATtgagaaagaaggaaaagcaTGTGTAATTGTTGTGAACAAATGGGACACAATCCCAAACAAGAACCATCAGAGTACGACATATTATGAGCAAGATGTAAGAGAGAAGCTTCGCATACTCGACTGGGCTCCTATTGTTTATTGTTCTGCAACACATGGCAGCAGCGTTGACAA GATAATTTCTGCTGCTGCACTAGTTGAAAAGGAAAGGTCTAGAAGACTTGGTACGTCTATTCTTAATCAAGTTGTTAGAGAAGCTATAGCATTCAAACCACCACCACGAACAAGAGGTGGTAAAAGAGGTCGTGTTTATTACACAACACAG GCTGCCATTCGTCCGCCAacatttgttttctttgttAACGATGCAAAACTTTTCCCTGAGACATACCGTCGTTACATGGAAAAGAAGCTTCGCTCTGATGCTGGATTCCCAGGAACCCCTATTCGTTTATTGTGGCGTAGCAGGAAGAGACCAGATAAAAAAG GTAAATCTGCAGACAACAGCTTGCAGAGCTCAGTAATCCCAAGCAGAATGGCGTTAGCCACATGA
- the LOC127755376 gene encoding uncharacterized protein LOC127755376, which produces MAGAEAVSAAWKEWALQALVLLSLMVQVTLLILAEFRRYIDSGVLRAFIWSAYMLADGTAIYVLGHLSVTSRSPEHELLALWAPFLLLHLGGQDKITAYAIEDNRLWLRHLQTLVVQVAAAAYVIYGSSIVIVGDSRTLLLLSATILMLMVGVAKYGERVWALRCAGSSPTGKYESDIARRRFSQMVPESFIRRLDPAETLLLNAHLLLDFAKDRFKGPLPRLFLCGPMNEGSRLQGEDELYKVAEMQLSLLHDVFYTKSEITHTWCGLCIRVLSSLATTVAFFLFNILLVLGNHHQHKLNGYSRADVIVTYVLFVGAVVLETMSLLRAMFSSWTCALLVKKGSEGSNVCNFLAHIPACLRRLVRAAYWRRRRSWSRSMGQLNLIQLCVHSRASRCSKIARWMGVEDWWNRLAYSGLPIPISACTKQLLLETMKAKQWGQEEFESRGLYRDPAWVAESKMEQRILIWHIATEIYLCWYKDQEKKQAEATSGSGSAAEEEQAAATGGSGSAAEEGQAEAASGSSSTDEVDQAKAVGGSVSAAEGEQGEVANGSSSAAGEEQPEVVDGSGSAADLMETAQALSNHMLFLLASRPHVLPPDASRNDYLVLCYAITRHLRYSTAEDVLHLLQLNADALRTNSSKPKFKLTCTNTNRLGDKMLRGGCSLGAFLIDRQDSPADGTGTLEMICQVWAQMLCCCGEQCSTDSHVKQLSSGGELVTVTALVAKYVRSRMLSWHFQIDSHERLSEW; this is translated from the coding sequence ATGGCAGGAGCAGAGGCTGTGAGCGCTGCATGGAAAGAATGGGCTCTCCAAGCACTGGTGCTTCTCAGCCTCATGGTCCAAGTCACACTCCTCATCTTGGCAGAATTCCGCCGGTACATTGACTCTGGCGTGCTAAGGGCCTTTATATGGTCCGCATACATGCTGGCCGACGGGACAGCGATCTACGTGCTTGGCCACCTCTCTGTTACCAGCAGGTCACCAGAGCATGAGCTGTTGGCACTCTGGGCACCGTTCCTGCTGCTGCACCTTGGTGGGCAGGACAAAATCACTGCCTACGCCATCGAGGACAACCGGCTGTGGCTGCGCCACCTGCAGACGCTTGTTGTGCAGGTGGCCGCAGCTGCCTATGTCATCTATGGGTCCTCCATAGTCATTGTTGGCGACAGCCGGACCTTGCTTCTCCTGTCAGCCACCATCCTCATGTTAATGGTAGGTGTTGCCAAGTATGGGGAGCGTGTCTGGGCGCTCAGATGTGCCGGTAGTAGCCCAACTGGAAAGTACGAGAGTGATATAGCGAGAAGAAGATTTTCTCAAATGGTGCCTGAGTCATTCATACGTCGCTTGGATCCAGCAGAAACCTTGCTATTAAATGCTCACCTATTGTTGGATTTTGCCAAGGATAGGTTTAAGGGGCCATTACCTCGTCTGTTTTTGTGTGGCCCCATGAATGAAGGATCACGATTGCAAGGGGAGGACGAGTTGTACAAGGTGGCTGAGATGCAACTCTCCCTCCTCCACGACGTCTTCTACACCAAGTCTGAGATTACACACACTTGGTGTGGCCTTTGCATCCGAGTGCTTTCGTCTCTGGCCACCACCGTTGCATTCTTTCTGTTTAATATACTACTAGTCTTGGGAAATCATCATCAGCATAAGCTGAATGGTTACAGCAGAGCAGATGTCATTGTTACATATGTCCTCTTTGTTGGAGCCGTCGTCCTGGAGACTATGTCACTTTTGAGGGCCATGTTCTCGAGCTGGACATGTGCACTCCTGGTAAAGAAGGGATCGGAAGGAAGTAATGTGTGTAATTTTCTTGCTCACATACCCGCCTGTCTCCGCCGGCTGGTCCGTGCGGCAtattggaggaggaggcgcagcTGGTCACGCTCCATGGGGCAGCTCAACCTGATTCAGTTGTGCGTGCACAGCAGGGCCAGCCGATGCAGCAAGATTGCGAGGTGGATGGGAGTCGAGGACTGGTGGAACAGGTTGGCTTACTCGGGCCTGCCCATCCCCATCTCGGCGTGTACCAagcagctgctgctggagaCCATGAAGGCGAAGCAATGGGGTCAGGAGGAATTTGAAAGCAGAGGATTGTACAGGGACCCAGCCTGGGTTGCTGAGTCCAAGATGGAGCAGAGGATCCTCATCTGGCACATCGCCACTGAGATCTACCTGTGCTGGTACAAGGATCAGGAGAAGAAGCAAGCAGAGGCCACCAGTGGTTCAGGTTCAGCTGCTGAAGAGGAGCAAGCAGCGGCCACCGGTGGTTCAGGTTCAGCTGCTGAAGAAGGGCAAGCAGAGGCTGCCAGTGGTTCAAGTTCAACTGATGAAGTGGATCAAGCAAAGGCCGTCGGTGGTTCAGTTTCAGCTGCTGAAGGGGAGCAAGGAGAGGTTGCCAATGGCTCAAGTTCAGCTGCTGGAGAGGAGCAACCAGAGGTAGTCGATGGTTCAGGTTCAGCTGCTGACCTTATGGAAACGGCTCAGGCGCTGTCCAATCACATGCTTTTCCTGCTTGCATCACGTCCCCACGTGCTGCCTCCCGATGCCAGCCGCAATGATTATCTTGTGCTGTGCTATGCTATCACTCGTCACCTGAGGTACAGCACAGCTGAGGATGTGCTCCACTTGCTACAACTTAACGCAGATGCATTGAGGACGAATAGCTCTAAACCGAAGTTTAAATTAACTTGTACAAATACTAATAGACTTGGGGACAAGATGTTGAGGGGAGGATGCTCGCTTGGTGCATTCCTCATCGACCGGCAAGACTCGCCTGCTGATGGCACTGGCACGCTAGAGATGATCTGCCAGGTGTGGGCACAGATGCTGTGCTGCTGTGGGGAACAATGCAGCACAGATTCTCATGTCAAGCAGCTCAGCAGTGGCGGTGAGCTTGTTACCGTCACTGCCCTTGTCGCAAAATACGTGAGGTCAAGGATGTTGTCTTGGCACTTTCAGATAGATTCACATGAGCGTTTGAGCGAATGGTGA